Proteins encoded within one genomic window of Spirochaeta isovalerica:
- the cobS gene encoding adenosylcobinamide-GDP ribazoletransferase has product MKKIIYALRFMTVIPIPWKEGEDMAEVARSISFFPLVGLIIGLTNFGIFFLAGLLFSPLLSAVLVTVWWIFITGGLHLDGLADTADGVWGGTTKERRLEIMKDSRIGAFGVLTLISFILLKTATLNELFGFYDDNKYRALIIAPVVGRWVSVFSIFYFDSAREDGLGVFFKKHIYLKELIVALILTLLIVLPIGGIAGAAALASATVLTLVFSAFLTGKLGGLTGDTYGAMTEGTELLTLLVMLPL; this is encoded by the coding sequence ATGAAAAAGATTATCTATGCGCTGAGATTCATGACGGTCATACCCATTCCCTGGAAAGAGGGTGAAGATATGGCGGAGGTGGCCAGATCCATCTCCTTTTTCCCTCTGGTCGGGTTAATAATCGGTCTGACAAATTTCGGTATATTTTTCCTGGCCGGGCTTCTGTTTTCCCCACTCCTCAGCGCTGTTCTGGTCACGGTCTGGTGGATTTTTATCACTGGGGGACTTCATCTCGACGGTCTGGCCGACACGGCTGACGGAGTCTGGGGAGGAACGACAAAGGAGCGGCGTCTGGAAATCATGAAAGACAGCCGCATAGGAGCTTTCGGCGTCCTGACGCTCATTTCCTTTATTCTCCTCAAAACAGCAACTCTCAATGAACTGTTCGGGTTTTACGATGACAATAAATACCGGGCTTTGATTATTGCTCCCGTCGTGGGGCGATGGGTTTCGGTTTTTTCAATTTTTTATTTTGATTCGGCAAGAGAAGACGGTCTGGGGGTTTTTTTCAAAAAGCATATATATCTGAAAGAACTGATTGTAGCACTCATCCTGACTCTTCTCATCGTGCTCCCCATAGGCGGGATTGCCGGTGCGGCGGCTCTGGCTTCCGCAACAGTTCTCACCCTGGTTTTTTCCGCATTTCTGACGGGAAAACTGGGTGGTCTGACCGGCGATACCTACGGGGCCATGACCGAAGGGACAGAGCTGCTGACTCTGCTGGTCATGCTGCCCCTATGA
- the cobU gene encoding bifunctional adenosylcobinamide kinase/adenosylcobinamide-phosphate guanylyltransferase has product MGIVLVLGGTKTGKTSFAENRAAVYSETHNVPVYYIATARPFDSEMVERIARHRAHRPAHWETIEEPVKVSAALEPLAGGSNVVLLDCLTLLMTNLIFDRGENCSASEAQDVVFQELQRIIDIFSQCENELIIISNQVENGLVSEHQWARMFQDIAGMAHQKLASAADKVFMMNAGLPLQLK; this is encoded by the coding sequence ATGGGAATAGTATTGGTTCTTGGCGGAACGAAAACAGGAAAAACATCATTTGCGGAAAACAGAGCAGCGGTGTATTCAGAGACGCACAATGTCCCTGTGTATTATATCGCTACGGCCAGACCCTTCGACAGTGAAATGGTCGAAAGAATTGCCAGACACAGAGCCCATAGACCGGCACACTGGGAGACTATCGAGGAACCGGTAAAGGTGAGTGCAGCCCTTGAGCCGCTGGCCGGAGGGAGCAATGTCGTTCTTCTGGATTGTCTCACTCTTCTCATGACAAACCTGATTTTTGACAGAGGAGAGAACTGTTCTGCAAGCGAAGCTCAGGACGTGGTATTTCAGGAGCTTCAGAGAATTATCGATATCTTCAGTCAATGTGAAAATGAACTGATAATTATTTCCAACCAGGTGGAAAACGGACTGGTCTCTGAGCATCAGTGGGCCAGGATGTTTCAGGATATTGCCGGAATGGCTCATCAGAAACTGGCCTCGGCTGCAGATAAAGTCTTTATGATGAATGCGGGTTTGCCGCTCCAATTGAAATAG
- the cobT gene encoding nicotinate-nucleotide--dimethylbenzimidazole phosphoribosyltransferase, with product MDLLKKTLADIKPLDEKAMDKARERQYKLTKPPGSLGRLEDLSIIIAGIQRQALPEIKNKAIFTFAGDHHVVFEEDIASAPMEITAQQVLNFVSGGGAVNALANHSGARLVLIDMGVATPYDRPDSVKDKRVGKGASNISRGPAMTRLEAVKALEGGIESVLEEIGIGLDIIGVGEMGIGNTTPASAIYALYTGADPEEVTGPGAGIDDETIKRKIEVIRKALDVNKPDKTDPIDVLAKIGGFEIGGMAGAMLAAASKGIPVVVDGFISTAAALLADQLSPEISPYLILSHHSAERGYGHAAGFMKQKPLLDLGLRLGEGTGAALGISLCEAAVRALKEIRTFDQAGVTDVTEL from the coding sequence GTGGATTTACTCAAAAAAACGCTGGCTGACATTAAACCTCTCGACGAAAAGGCTATGGATAAAGCCAGAGAGCGTCAGTATAAACTGACAAAACCTCCCGGAAGTCTGGGCAGACTGGAAGATCTGTCTATAATCATTGCCGGTATACAGCGGCAGGCTTTGCCGGAAATTAAAAACAAAGCAATATTCACATTCGCCGGAGATCATCACGTCGTATTTGAGGAAGACATTGCCAGCGCTCCGATGGAAATAACAGCCCAGCAGGTTCTCAATTTTGTATCGGGTGGCGGTGCGGTCAATGCCCTTGCCAACCACAGCGGGGCACGGCTGGTTCTGATAGATATGGGGGTTGCCACACCTTACGACCGTCCAGATTCAGTAAAGGATAAGCGGGTCGGCAAGGGCGCTTCCAATATCAGCAGGGGACCGGCCATGACAAGACTTGAGGCCGTCAAAGCTCTGGAGGGCGGTATAGAATCTGTTCTCGAAGAGATTGGTATAGGACTGGATATTATTGGAGTCGGAGAGATGGGAATCGGAAATACCACGCCGGCTTCCGCTATATACGCGCTATATACAGGGGCGGATCCGGAGGAAGTGACAGGTCCCGGGGCAGGAATCGATGATGAGACGATCAAACGCAAGATCGAGGTTATCAGAAAAGCTCTGGATGTCAACAAGCCCGATAAAACAGATCCCATCGATGTTCTGGCGAAAATCGGCGGGTTTGAAATAGGGGGGATGGCGGGAGCAATGTTAGCCGCCGCATCGAAAGGAATCCCTGTCGTCGTAGACGGTTTTATTTCTACTGCCGCGGCACTTCTGGCGGATCAGCTGAGCCCGGAGATCTCCCCCTATCTCATCCTCTCTCACCATTCCGCAGAAAGAGGGTATGGCCATGCTGCCGGATTCATGAAGCAGAAACCGCTGCTCGATCTGGGATTGCGTCTGGGTGAGGGCACAGGAGCCGCACTGGGTATATCTCTCTGTGAAGCGGCTGTTCGGGCTTTAAAAGAGATCCGGACTTTTGATCAGGCCGGTGTAACCGATGTAACGGAGTTATGA
- a CDS encoding pyridoxal phosphate-dependent aminotransferase gives MKKTKNGTHGGLDYAKLREKGISPDEITDFSVSINPFPVHKKVLSAVKSCNLTRYPDSVARELRESIADYEGCTPDEILAVNGTSQGIHLIGQAFLDEKSNVLISGPAYSQYRKISELRKSSVEEITSLADDDFRPPVERIITKIKENRPGIFWICNPNNPTGTYVVNEDLKKIESAAVESGTIVIIDEAYVAFTRDSIRFRDTSTNILRLNSMTKDYGIPGLRLGYIHGDPKLIGEIARYQPEWSISAPAQRAGIACLKERDYYKSTWKKVRNETDRFRNELVEMGLKVYHTESNFFMAKLGSREYVPEGMEGYAALLQKKLEPQLMQIRDCTSFGLPDHIRIGVHNARNNNRLLEAMREARSIWE, from the coding sequence ATGAAAAAAACTAAAAACGGAACTCATGGCGGTCTTGATTACGCAAAACTGCGGGAAAAGGGGATCAGCCCCGATGAGATAACCGACTTCAGTGTCAGTATTAATCCCTTCCCGGTTCATAAAAAAGTCCTCTCAGCTGTCAAAAGCTGCAATCTGACCCGTTATCCCGATTCCGTGGCAAGAGAACTGCGTGAGAGTATTGCCGACTATGAAGGGTGCACACCTGATGAGATTCTGGCCGTTAATGGAACATCGCAGGGGATCCACCTTATCGGTCAGGCTTTCCTCGATGAAAAATCAAATGTCCTGATTTCGGGACCTGCCTACAGTCAGTACAGGAAGATTTCAGAGCTCAGGAAGAGCTCTGTCGAAGAGATTACAAGTCTGGCCGATGATGATTTCCGTCCTCCGGTTGAACGCATCATAACAAAAATCAAAGAGAACCGCCCCGGAATTTTCTGGATCTGCAATCCCAATAATCCCACCGGAACTTATGTCGTTAATGAGGATCTGAAGAAAATCGAATCAGCTGCCGTCGAATCCGGTACGATCGTGATAATCGATGAGGCTTATGTGGCGTTCACAAGGGACAGTATCCGTTTCAGAGACACATCGACCAATATCCTCAGACTCAATTCCATGACCAAGGATTATGGCATCCCCGGTCTGAGGCTCGGCTACATTCACGGCGATCCGAAACTGATCGGAGAAATCGCCCGTTATCAGCCGGAATGGAGTATCAGCGCACCGGCCCAGAGAGCTGGAATCGCCTGTCTCAAAGAAAGGGACTATTACAAGTCCACCTGGAAAAAAGTTAGAAATGAAACAGATCGCTTCAGAAATGAACTGGTTGAAATGGGACTCAAAGTTTACCATACGGAATCGAATTTCTTTATGGCAAAACTCGGATCTCGTGAATACGTTCCCGAAGGAATGGAAGGGTACGCCGCTCTGCTTCAGAAAAAGCTGGAGCCGCAGCTGATGCAGATCAGAGACTGTACGTCTTTCGGACTTCCCGATCACATCCGCATCGGAGTTCACAACGCTCGTAATAACAACAGGCTTCTTGAAGCCATGAGAGAGGCTCGGAGCATATGGGAATAG
- the guaB gene encoding IMP dehydrogenase: protein MLTISEKYSYDDVLLEPAYSDVLPGDADIRTRLAGDIYLNIPIISAAMDTVTEKEMAVALALQGGAGVIHRNLSPQDQAAQVGAVKRFLNWVIENPITVEKGQTVADVQVIMDRYGISGLPVVYNGLLCGIITGRDLRFCSDLSLKVEQLMTKNPVVEKGNVNPASAREKFNSHRIEKLPVVDNEGHLTGLITVKDIEKHENFPLAAMDSHGNLIVGAAVSPMDYDKRLPLLMENKCDFVVLDTAHGLSKAVLKAVEGIKTKYGMTVIGGNVVNASGTKALIEAGSDAVKIGVGPGSICTTRIVAGVGAPQFSAVYESAEEAEKHNIPVIADGGIKFSGDITKAIGAGASTVMIGNLLAGLKESPGKEVLYEGRIFKQYRGMGSVGAIKDGSGDRYQMKENDQPVPEGVEGRVPYKGELGPYLQQLTTGLKKGMGYCGCKDIETLRKYKKFIRITGAGLRESHAHDVSISQDAPNYSI from the coding sequence GTGTTAACAATTTCTGAAAAGTACAGTTACGACGATGTTCTACTGGAACCGGCATATTCCGATGTACTGCCGGGCGATGCCGATATCCGGACAAGACTGGCTGGTGATATTTATCTGAATATCCCGATTATTTCCGCAGCCATGGATACCGTAACTGAAAAGGAGATGGCTGTTGCACTGGCACTTCAGGGAGGAGCGGGAGTGATTCACAGAAATCTCTCCCCTCAGGATCAGGCGGCACAGGTCGGCGCGGTAAAGCGCTTTCTGAACTGGGTAATAGAGAACCCCATAACTGTTGAAAAAGGTCAGACCGTAGCCGATGTTCAGGTAATTATGGACCGATACGGCATTTCCGGGCTACCCGTTGTGTACAATGGCCTCCTTTGCGGGATTATTACAGGCCGTGACCTGAGGTTCTGCAGCGACCTCTCTCTCAAAGTAGAACAGTTGATGACAAAAAATCCTGTCGTTGAAAAAGGAAATGTCAATCCGGCATCAGCCCGGGAAAAATTCAATTCCCACAGAATCGAAAAACTACCGGTTGTAGACAATGAAGGTCATCTTACGGGACTGATTACCGTGAAGGATATAGAAAAACATGAGAATTTCCCCCTGGCCGCAATGGACAGCCACGGAAATCTGATTGTCGGAGCAGCCGTGTCACCTATGGATTACGATAAAAGGCTGCCTCTTCTTATGGAAAACAAGTGCGATTTTGTTGTCCTCGACACAGCGCACGGTCTCAGCAAGGCCGTACTGAAAGCAGTTGAAGGAATCAAAACAAAATACGGCATGACCGTAATCGGCGGAAATGTCGTCAATGCTTCGGGAACCAAAGCCCTGATCGAAGCGGGCAGCGATGCTGTTAAAATCGGTGTCGGTCCCGGCTCTATCTGCACGACGCGGATTGTAGCCGGCGTGGGAGCTCCTCAGTTTTCAGCCGTTTACGAGTCTGCCGAGGAAGCGGAAAAGCACAATATCCCCGTTATCGCCGACGGTGGAATAAAATTCTCCGGTGATATAACGAAGGCAATCGGAGCAGGAGCATCGACTGTTATGATCGGAAACCTCCTCGCCGGCCTGAAAGAATCTCCCGGAAAAGAAGTTCTTTACGAAGGCCGCATTTTCAAACAGTATCGGGGTATGGGCTCTGTAGGAGCCATAAAAGACGGCAGCGGCGACCGCTATCAGATGAAAGAAAACGATCAGCCCGTTCCCGAAGGGGTCGAAGGAAGAGTGCCCTACAAAGGAGAACTGGGCCCCTACCTTCAGCAGCTGACTACGGGACTGAAAAAAGGCATGGGATACTGCGGTTGCAAAGATATTGAGACATTGAGAAAATATAAGAAATTCATCAGAATTACCGGTGCCGGACTGCGGGAAAGCCACGCTCACGATGTGTCGATTTCCCAGGATGCGCCAAACTATTCAATTTGA
- a CDS encoding cobalamin biosynthesis protein has product MTASHTAQLIVFSAFVLDLVFGEYPDRFHPVLYMGHYIKFLWSRRPGREKRTLLLWGVFLVLSGGFIFWCGPYFLHTFIKGMAGVLVSILLLKPVFALKALVKAAGQIKKALEEGDLEDARRLTSYHLVSRDTENLSEEEVCGAVIESVSENLTDSFVSPLFYFAFAGIPGAWAYRFVNTCDSLIGYRTAEYESGGKFAARFDDILNWIPARLAGLLIVAAAAVNGEKGKNAWKTMRQSHGETSSPNAGWTMSAMAGSLGISLEKREEYTLVGGEEKADFQFIGRATRIIVTAAGMYMIFLLALLEVLV; this is encoded by the coding sequence ATGACAGCATCTCATACAGCGCAGCTCATTGTCTTTTCGGCTTTTGTTCTCGATCTTGTTTTCGGAGAATATCCCGACAGGTTCCACCCCGTCCTCTACATGGGACATTATATAAAATTTCTCTGGAGCAGAAGGCCGGGCAGGGAGAAAAGGACGCTTCTTTTATGGGGAGTTTTTCTTGTTTTGAGCGGCGGCTTCATTTTCTGGTGTGGCCCTTACTTTTTACATACCTTTATTAAAGGGATGGCGGGTGTATTGGTTTCCATCCTGCTGCTGAAGCCTGTTTTTGCCCTCAAAGCCCTTGTTAAAGCCGCCGGACAGATAAAAAAGGCTCTGGAAGAGGGGGATCTCGAAGACGCCCGCCGCCTGACCTCCTATCATCTCGTCAGCCGCGATACCGAAAATTTATCGGAAGAGGAGGTCTGCGGTGCTGTCATCGAATCGGTTTCGGAAAATCTGACAGACAGTTTTGTTTCTCCTCTTTTTTATTTCGCATTTGCCGGCATTCCCGGAGCCTGGGCATACAGATTTGTCAATACTTGCGATTCCCTGATCGGATACCGAACTGCGGAGTATGAGTCCGGTGGAAAGTTCGCTGCCCGGTTCGATGATATACTCAACTGGATCCCGGCCCGTCTGGCAGGGCTTCTGATTGTAGCGGCAGCGGCCGTAAACGGAGAGAAGGGAAAAAACGCCTGGAAGACAATGAGACAATCCCACGGTGAGACAAGCAGCCCCAACGCCGGATGGACCATGTCGGCTATGGCGGGTTCTCTGGGAATTTCTCTTGAAAAAAGAGAGGAATACACACTTGTCGGCGGTGAAGAGAAAGCTGATTTTCAATTCATTGGCAGAGCGACTAGAATTATAGTGACAGCTGCCGGAATGTATATGATATTTCTTCTGGCTTTACTGGAGGTCCTGGTATGA
- a CDS encoding YbjQ family protein, with the protein MTIVNTDYITGKELETLGLVKGSIVQSKNIGRDLMSSFKTIVGGEIKSYSDMLNEARAIATKRMVEEAEAMGADAVVNARYSSSAVMQGAAEVIVYGTAVKFK; encoded by the coding sequence ATGACTATCGTAAATACTGATTACATTACCGGCAAAGAACTGGAAACCCTGGGGCTTGTGAAAGGATCCATAGTACAGTCCAAAAATATCGGCCGGGATCTGATGAGCAGCTTCAAAACAATCGTAGGCGGAGAAATAAAATCCTACAGCGATATGCTGAATGAGGCCAGAGCCATTGCCACCAAAAGAATGGTCGAGGAAGCGGAAGCCATGGGAGCTGATGCGGTCGTCAACGCCCGGTACTCCTCGAGTGCCGTTATGCAGGGCGCCGCTGAGGTTATCGTTTACGGTACGGCCGTCAAATTCAAATAA
- a CDS encoding histidine phosphatase family protein encodes MISLYLIRHGECEGRGTYIGRGSDVPLDEKGVQQIAEMAESFGSESFKSGIILTSPMKRALQSSHILSEVLNCPYRIVPGLEESDFGNWEGKSYDQIASTEENEILRNWISDPFENSPPGGESLSELESRVLRAVNFINPLIADKNKNEIMIVSHRGPLVLLLLNYLGIEPDKFWNFRMDRGSVSRLELYPRFAELVYLNLTAVP; translated from the coding sequence ATGATATCTTTGTATCTTATACGCCATGGGGAGTGCGAAGGCAGGGGTACCTATATCGGACGGGGCAGCGATGTACCGTTGGATGAAAAAGGTGTACAGCAAATAGCTGAAATGGCTGAATCCTTCGGTTCTGAATCTTTTAAATCCGGGATTATCCTGACTTCTCCTATGAAAAGAGCTCTTCAGTCCTCTCATATTCTCAGTGAGGTCCTGAACTGTCCATACAGAATCGTTCCGGGTCTGGAAGAGAGTGACTTCGGTAACTGGGAAGGAAAAAGTTACGATCAGATAGCTTCGACAGAAGAGAACGAAATACTGCGGAACTGGATTTCAGATCCTTTTGAAAATTCACCGCCGGGGGGTGAGAGTCTCAGCGAACTTGAGTCGAGAGTTCTGAGAGCTGTGAATTTCATCAATCCCCTTATAGCTGATAAAAACAAAAATGAGATAATGATAGTCTCCCACAGGGGACCCCTCGTGCTCCTCCTGCTCAATTATCTGGGAATTGAACCGGATAAGTTCTGGAATTTCAGGATGGACCGGGGATCGGTTTCCCGATTGGAACTCTATCCCCGGTTCGCCGAACTGGTTTATTTGAATTTGACGGCCGTACCGTAA
- the guaA gene encoding glutamine-hydrolyzing GMP synthase, with protein sequence MDKILILDFGGQTSQLIGRRIRDAGVYAEIIHGDTELTDQILTSDVKGLILSGSPYSVYEEGSPRPDKKVYSLDIPVLGICYGLQVTTWENGGKVAPLHTKEYGRSAIRYRKTDCPLLKDIPDNFVSWMSHGDSLDELAPGFDLVAESEHDLPAIVENREKGFWGLQFHPEVTHCEYGSRILENFAVHICGASKGWSMDKYVEDAAERLKKQVGNEKVLLLISGGVDSTVAGGLLLKSLDPKNIYLMYIDTGMMRKNETEKVSENLKKLGAENLLIIDARDRFLGPLEGISDPETKRKSIGDTFIRVQEEEIAKHISGDYFLAQGTLYTDLIESGKGVGNKAGVIKSHHNVGTPLVEGKRKEGKIVEPLDMLYKDEVRRLGLLLGIEEKIVYRHPFPGPGLGIRIIGDVTEEKCDILREADSIYIEELHKRGLYSRIWQAFAVLLPVRSVGVTGDAREYGYVLALRAVVSHDGMTADVFDFPTKDLLEISSLITNKVKEIGRVVYDISSKPPSTIEWE encoded by the coding sequence ATGGATAAGATACTGATTTTGGATTTCGGCGGCCAGACAAGCCAGCTGATCGGCAGAAGAATTAGAGACGCGGGTGTTTATGCCGAAATAATCCATGGAGATACGGAATTAACAGATCAGATACTGACATCGGATGTGAAGGGCCTCATACTATCGGGTTCTCCTTACTCTGTCTATGAAGAAGGTTCGCCCCGTCCCGATAAAAAAGTGTACTCGCTGGATATTCCCGTACTGGGCATATGCTACGGGCTGCAGGTCACGACCTGGGAAAACGGGGGAAAAGTAGCTCCTCTCCATACGAAAGAATACGGAAGGAGCGCTATCCGATACCGCAAAACCGATTGCCCCCTTCTCAAGGATATTCCCGATAACTTTGTCTCATGGATGAGTCATGGCGACAGTCTGGACGAGCTGGCTCCCGGTTTTGACCTTGTGGCCGAAAGCGAGCACGATCTGCCGGCAATTGTAGAGAATAGAGAGAAAGGTTTCTGGGGGCTCCAGTTTCACCCTGAAGTGACTCATTGCGAATACGGTTCCAGAATTCTGGAAAATTTCGCTGTCCATATCTGCGGCGCATCCAAAGGCTGGTCCATGGACAAGTACGTGGAGGACGCGGCTGAGCGGTTGAAGAAACAGGTCGGAAATGAAAAAGTGCTTCTGCTTATTTCCGGAGGAGTCGATTCCACAGTTGCCGGCGGGCTTCTGCTCAAGTCTCTCGATCCGAAAAACATCTATCTCATGTATATAGATACGGGAATGATGAGAAAGAACGAGACAGAAAAGGTATCTGAAAACCTGAAGAAGCTCGGTGCGGAAAATCTCTTAATCATCGATGCCCGGGACCGGTTTCTGGGACCTCTGGAAGGCATCAGCGATCCGGAAACCAAAAGGAAGAGCATCGGAGACACTTTCATTCGCGTTCAGGAAGAAGAAATTGCCAAGCATATCAGCGGCGATTACTTTCTGGCTCAGGGAACACTCTATACAGATCTTATTGAATCGGGCAAAGGTGTGGGAAATAAAGCCGGTGTCATCAAATCCCATCACAATGTGGGAACGCCGCTCGTCGAAGGGAAACGGAAAGAGGGAAAGATCGTCGAGCCGCTTGATATGCTCTATAAGGACGAAGTCAGACGGCTGGGCCTTCTGTTGGGGATCGAAGAAAAGATAGTCTATCGCCACCCCTTCCCGGGACCGGGACTGGGCATCAGAATTATCGGAGATGTCACTGAGGAGAAATGCGATATACTCAGAGAGGCCGATTCCATTTACATTGAAGAGCTGCACAAGCGGGGCCTTTACAGCCGGATTTGGCAGGCATTTGCCGTTCTGCTGCCGGTTCGTTCTGTGGGCGTAACTGGCGATGCGAGAGAATACGGATACGTGCTGGCTCTGAGAGCTGTCGTTTCCCACGACGGAATGACGGCCGATGTTTTCGATTTCCCCACAAAGGATCTTCTGGAAATATCGTCTCTCATCACCAATAAAGTAAAAGAGATAGGACGGGTCGTGTACGATATTTCTTCTAAGCCGCCCTCCACAATTGAGTGGGAATAG
- a CDS encoding glycerophosphodiester phosphodiesterase family protein — translation MKDFFSPNPVVLAHRGDSVRYPENTMPAFESAVAMGVDVIETDVHLTKDGEVVIWHDDSLERMSGDPRKITDMNWNEVQEINAAYQFTPDKGKTFPYRESPIPPVLLKDLLSRFPEMRFNVDLKDKKKELAEQHGKILVETEALSRVVTASFHGNVLAHFRKRFPRALTSCTSLEVIKFLVLYHTRLLYFPLPCKMKVLQVPEISGKITVLTHGFISALHKRGLKVQVWTVNEQDEMRRFLKMGVDGIFTDRPALLLETLKKGE, via the coding sequence GTGAAAGATTTCTTTTCCCCCAACCCCGTCGTGCTGGCCCATAGAGGCGATAGTGTGCGATATCCTGAAAATACCATGCCGGCTTTTGAAAGCGCCGTGGCCATGGGTGTCGATGTTATAGAGACCGATGTCCATCTGACAAAAGACGGAGAGGTCGTCATATGGCATGATGACTCTCTTGAGAGAATGAGCGGGGATCCGCGGAAAATCACAGACATGAACTGGAATGAAGTGCAGGAGATAAATGCGGCATATCAGTTTACTCCCGACAAGGGAAAGACCTTCCCTTACAGAGAGTCCCCGATTCCACCTGTGTTGCTGAAAGATCTTTTATCCCGGTTTCCGGAAATGAGATTCAATGTGGATTTAAAAGATAAAAAGAAGGAGCTGGCTGAACAGCACGGAAAGATTCTGGTGGAAACAGAGGCTTTATCCAGAGTGGTTACAGCATCATTCCACGGGAATGTTCTCGCTCATTTTCGCAAACGCTTTCCCCGGGCCCTTACATCCTGCACGTCCTTAGAAGTTATTAAATTCCTGGTCCTGTACCATACACGCCTCCTTTATTTCCCCCTGCCCTGTAAAATGAAAGTTCTGCAGGTTCCGGAGATCAGTGGAAAAATAACAGTTCTGACCCATGGCTTTATATCTGCTCTCCATAAAAGAGGGCTGAAGGTTCAAGTGTGGACAGTCAATGAACAGGATGAAATGCGCCGTTTTCTGAAGATGGGTGTTGACGGTATTTTTACAGACAGGCCGGCACTCCTTCTGGAAACTTTAAAAAAAGGAGAGTAA